Proteins encoded within one genomic window of Companilactobacillus sp.:
- a CDS encoding ROK family glucokinase has protein sequence MTDKKLIGVDLGGTTIKFAILTPEGEIQQKWSIETNILSDGQLIIPDIIDSINHHLDMYEMKADQFVGIGLGSPGTINFKNGTIKGAYNLNWKDSVYPVRDIQEGTGIPVTIENDANVAALGERWMGAGNNADDVVFVTLGTGVGGGIIADGHILHGAGGAAGEIGHVTVDPNGFMCTCGKRGCLETIASATGVVRVARDRASEYAGKSELKAMLDDGQDISAKDVFDLAKQDDDLALIVVDYVCDSLGFALANIANSLNPKYVIIGGGVSAAGKFLSDKVDAAMRKNEFATIKDSTELKLASLGNEAGVIGAASLIKVD, from the coding sequence GTGACAGATAAAAAGTTAATCGGTGTTGACCTTGGTGGTACAACAATTAAATTCGCTATTCTCACACCCGAAGGTGAGATCCAACAAAAATGGAGTATTGAAACTAACATCCTTTCTGATGGACAATTAATTATTCCTGATATTATCGATTCAATTAATCACCATCTTGATATGTATGAAATGAAAGCAGATCAATTTGTCGGAATCGGTTTAGGTTCACCCGGGACAATCAATTTCAAGAACGGTACGATCAAGGGTGCCTACAATTTAAACTGGAAAGATTCAGTTTATCCAGTTAGAGATATTCAAGAAGGAACAGGTATTCCTGTTACGATTGAAAATGATGCTAACGTTGCTGCACTTGGCGAAAGATGGATGGGTGCTGGTAACAACGCTGATGACGTCGTATTCGTTACATTGGGTACAGGTGTCGGTGGCGGTATTATCGCTGACGGCCATATCCTTCATGGTGCTGGTGGTGCTGCTGGTGAAATTGGTCATGTAACTGTTGATCCTAATGGATTCATGTGTACTTGCGGCAAACGTGGCTGCTTAGAAACTATCGCTTCAGCAACTGGTGTTGTTCGCGTTGCTCGTGATCGTGCATCAGAATATGCTGGTAAATCAGAACTTAAAGCTATGCTTGATGATGGTCAAGATATTTCTGCTAAAGATGTTTTTGATTTGGCTAAACAAGATGACGACCTTGCATTGATCGTGGTTGACTATGTCTGTGACTCATTAGGTTTTGCTTTAGCAAATATCGCTAATTCATTGAATCCTAAGTATGTAATTATTGGTGGCGGAGTTTCAGCTGCAGGTAAGTTCCTAAGCGATAAAGTTGATGCAGCAATGAGAAAGAATGAATTTGCTACAATCAAAGATTCAACTGAGTTGAAATTAGCTAGTTTGGGTAACGAAGCCGGTGTAATTGGAGCTGCTTCACTGATTAAAGTTGATTAG
- the rpmG gene encoding 50S ribosomal protein L33, which produces MRVNITLECTSCHERTYLTSKSKRNSPDRLELKKYCPRERTVTLHRETK; this is translated from the coding sequence ATGAGAGTAAATATAACTTTGGAATGTACTTCATGTCATGAACGTACATATCTAACAAGTAAAAGCAAACGTAATAGCCCTGATCGTTTGGAGCTTAAGAAATATTGCCCACGCGAACGTACTGTTACATTGCATCGTGAAACAAAATAA
- a CDS encoding rhodanese-like domain-containing protein, translated as MQVLNIVLYIIVIGIFAYMGGSWLYYRYQGKKLGGSITQEEFEENMRKAQIVDLREKNNFDSKHILGARNLPYSQLKYVEGELRPDLPVYLYDERKNICIRAALKFKKWGFTDVHWLEDRFSDWTGKTKKTTKI; from the coding sequence ATGCAAGTGTTAAATATTGTTTTATATATAATTGTTATTGGTATATTCGCTTATATGGGTGGATCTTGGTTATATTACCGATATCAGGGAAAGAAACTTGGCGGCTCTATTACCCAAGAGGAATTTGAAGAAAATATGCGTAAAGCACAAATTGTTGATTTGAGGGAGAAGAATAACTTCGATTCAAAGCACATCCTTGGTGCCAGAAATTTACCATATTCACAACTCAAATACGTTGAGGGCGAACTGCGTCCAGATCTTCCAGTTTACTTATATGATGAACGTAAAAATATTTGTATTCGAGCAGCTTTGAAATTCAAAAAATGGGGTTTCACTGATGTTCATTGGCTAGAAGATCGTTTTTCCGATTGGACAGGCAAGACTAAGAAAACTACTAAGATATAA
- a CDS encoding peptidoglycan D,D-transpeptidase FtsI family protein, whose product MKRILELIRKRTGSQAKSTIPFRLNLLFFIVFALFALLVGQLAYLQIVYGGKFQAEVDRTDKTVMQGNVPRGMIYDSKGRLLVGNSTQSAITYTKSAGVKTSDIYQIVNRLTQYVNIKKGKLTERDKADYILAAPNKSASVAKQMPKSYSQDSDGNAYSANKIYANEVKYIQEQGIHLSNKELAKATAFKTMSSAYSLSTVFVKDEGLTSKEIAQVSEHLTELPGISVGSNWNRDYPQGKSIASIIGGVSTEQEGIPNDELNIMLASGYSRNDRVGTSYLEKSYESILAGTKSQRQVAIGSNNQIKSSKEIYAGQKGGNLNLTIDSAFQKKVQSALDTQFAAAKGAGITQYSDGAYAVAMNPKTGAILAMAGTRNDTNTGKTTEDSLGVINRTFVMGSAVKGATVLGALMDGVITPDNNTLPDQPIYLPGTPVKKSVYPIGTYSALSAEKALQVSSNEYMMALAIKEGKATYTPNTALHLSNDVFDVMRGYFNQFGLGVKTGIDISGETTGIEGASRTSDGQLKTGSALDLSYGNYDAYTLIEMAQYISTIANGGYRMRPYIVQSVQKTQNDGKKGAIESVTKPKVLNRVGFTDADLRVVKNGMYNVVHGTDPWTTGTLLKDISPSVSAKTGTAQSFYYNPEDPNNPDPPATITTSLVSFGPSDDPNIALAIVFPNLSSEDGNYPQQVAKQIYTDYYKMTNQSK is encoded by the coding sequence ATGAAGAGAATACTGGAATTAATAAGAAAAAGAACAGGTAGTCAAGCGAAGTCTACTATTCCGTTTCGTTTAAACCTGCTTTTTTTTATTGTCTTTGCATTGTTCGCACTTCTAGTCGGACAATTAGCTTATCTACAAATAGTTTATGGTGGTAAGTTTCAAGCAGAGGTCGATAGAACAGACAAAACTGTAATGCAGGGTAATGTTCCACGAGGGATGATCTATGATTCCAAGGGAAGATTATTAGTTGGTAATTCAACTCAAAGTGCAATTACCTACACTAAGAGTGCGGGAGTAAAGACTAGCGATATTTATCAAATCGTTAATCGTTTGACTCAATACGTGAATATTAAAAAAGGCAAGTTGACTGAGCGCGATAAAGCAGATTATATTTTGGCGGCGCCAAATAAATCCGCTAGCGTAGCAAAACAAATGCCAAAATCTTATTCACAAGATTCAGATGGAAATGCTTACTCTGCTAACAAGATATATGCTAACGAAGTCAAGTATATTCAAGAACAAGGTATCCATTTATCAAATAAAGAACTTGCTAAAGCTACTGCCTTTAAGACAATGAGTTCGGCATATTCTCTATCAACAGTTTTTGTTAAAGATGAGGGTTTAACATCCAAGGAAATTGCCCAAGTCAGTGAACATTTAACTGAGTTACCAGGTATTTCAGTCGGAAGTAACTGGAATCGTGATTATCCACAAGGAAAGTCAATTGCTAGTATCATTGGTGGCGTATCGACTGAACAAGAAGGTATTCCCAATGATGAATTGAATATTATGCTTGCATCTGGATATTCACGAAATGACCGTGTTGGAACTAGTTACCTTGAAAAGAGCTATGAATCGATTTTGGCTGGAACGAAGAGTCAAAGACAGGTAGCAATCGGTTCAAACAATCAGATCAAGAGCAGTAAAGAAATCTATGCTGGTCAAAAGGGTGGCAACCTTAATTTGACGATTGATTCTGCCTTCCAGAAAAAGGTTCAAAGTGCGTTAGATACACAGTTTGCTGCTGCTAAGGGTGCAGGAATTACTCAATATTCCGATGGTGCCTATGCTGTAGCAATGAATCCTAAGACTGGTGCAATTTTAGCCATGGCCGGGACTCGTAATGATACCAATACTGGTAAGACAACTGAGGATTCTCTTGGGGTTATCAATCGGACATTCGTTATGGGTTCTGCTGTTAAGGGTGCCACAGTTTTAGGTGCCTTGATGGACGGAGTTATCACACCGGATAACAACACGTTACCTGATCAACCAATTTATCTACCAGGCACACCAGTCAAGAAATCTGTCTATCCAATTGGGACTTATAGTGCCTTGAGTGCTGAAAAAGCCCTTCAAGTATCTTCTAACGAATACATGATGGCTTTAGCAATCAAAGAAGGTAAAGCTACGTACACGCCTAACACAGCGCTTCATCTAAGCAATGATGTTTTCGATGTTATGCGTGGATACTTTAATCAATTCGGACTAGGTGTCAAAACTGGGATCGATATCTCTGGTGAGACGACAGGTATTGAAGGTGCAAGTAGAACTAGCGATGGTCAATTAAAGACTGGTTCTGCACTGGATTTGTCCTATGGTAACTACGATGCCTATACGTTAATTGAAATGGCTCAATACATTTCAACCATCGCAAATGGTGGATATCGGATGAGACCATACATCGTACAGTCTGTTCAAAAGACTCAAAATGATGGTAAAAAGGGTGCAATCGAATCAGTTACAAAGCCAAAAGTTCTCAATCGTGTTGGCTTTACTGATGCAGATTTAAGGGTTGTTAAGAACGGTATGTACAATGTAGTTCACGGAACTGATCCATGGACTACAGGTACACTATTGAAGGATATTAGCCCTTCAGTATCTGCCAAAACAGGTACAGCTCAATCGTTCTACTATAATCCAGAAGACCCTAACAATCCGGATCCTCCTGCAACTATCACTACTAGTTTGGTATCATTTGGTCCTTCAGATGATCCTAATATCGCATTGGCCATTGTATTTCCAAACTTGTCATCTGAAGACGGTAACTACCCACAACAGGTAGCTAAACAAATCTATACTGATTACTACAAGATGACTAATCAAAGTAAATAA
- the menC gene encoding o-succinylbenzoate synthase → MQIVEYKMVQFLMRLKKPYRFAESTYQTRPINILALKDELGNVGLGEVEAFQFPNYIDETQSECVRILNTRILPLLGSKKFDTPFEFSKFIDSTNGPYMARAAAEMAIWDLFAKRNGVSVQKLMMLALGRTDAVKPEVSVGVAIGIKDETSELIAEIRRQLELGYTRIKLKINPKYTVKMLKEVRTEFPNQLMMIDCNSQYGLKDKSFFQNIDGLNFAMIEQPLAKNDFRNHAKLQAQLNTDICLDENIFNSEDIWKVINLQAGRVINMKIARVGGISNALALTTLAEKHGLKVWCGGMLETGVGRAFNLALASMPLFSFPGDISASDRYYEKDIVNEKFSIVNGKIRVPDTPGLGVSLNEFAQAKFNEIEWTKI, encoded by the coding sequence ATGCAGATAGTAGAATATAAAATGGTTCAATTTTTGATGAGATTGAAAAAACCCTATCGCTTCGCAGAATCGACGTACCAAACTCGGCCAATCAATATATTAGCTTTAAAAGACGAGTTGGGTAACGTTGGTTTAGGCGAGGTAGAAGCATTTCAATTTCCAAATTATATTGATGAAACTCAATCAGAATGCGTACGGATCTTAAATACTCGGATCTTGCCGTTATTAGGGTCAAAAAAATTTGATACTCCCTTTGAATTCAGTAAGTTTATCGACTCCACTAATGGACCATATATGGCTCGCGCGGCCGCAGAAATGGCTATCTGGGATCTATTTGCAAAGCGTAACGGAGTTTCAGTCCAGAAGCTAATGATGTTAGCTTTAGGTCGAACTGACGCAGTTAAGCCAGAAGTTTCTGTCGGTGTTGCTATTGGAATAAAAGATGAGACAAGTGAATTAATTGCTGAAATTCGCCGACAATTGGAATTAGGTTATACGCGCATCAAGTTGAAAATAAACCCAAAATACACGGTCAAGATGTTAAAAGAGGTCAGGACTGAATTTCCAAATCAGCTGATGATGATCGATTGTAATTCTCAATATGGATTAAAAGACAAATCATTTTTTCAAAATATCGATGGTTTAAACTTTGCAATGATCGAACAGCCTTTAGCAAAAAACGATTTTAGAAATCATGCGAAATTGCAAGCACAGCTGAATACTGATATTTGTTTGGATGAAAATATTTTTAACAGCGAAGACATTTGGAAAGTGATCAACTTACAAGCTGGCCGAGTTATCAATATGAAGATAGCCAGAGTAGGTGGCATTTCAAATGCATTGGCTCTTACAACGTTGGCTGAGAAACATGGACTAAAAGTTTGGTGTGGCGGTATGTTAGAGACTGGAGTTGGACGAGCATTTAACTTAGCGTTAGCAAGTATGCCGCTTTTCAGTTTTCCAGGCGATATCTCCGCTTCAGATCGTTATTATGAAAAAGATATCGTGAATGAGAAATTTTCAATTGTGAATGGAAAAATCAGGGTGCCTGATACACCAGGCCTCGGAGTATCGTTGAACGAGTTTGCACAAGCTAAGTTCAATGAAATAGAATGGACTAAGATTTAA
- a CDS encoding HesB/YadR/YfhF family protein yields the protein MKIEISEKAAKWYEENVGLKAGDGIRFYGKVYGKTMVHEGFSIAFRKEEPVKPESSTVVDGITYFITDNDTWFFARYDLEVEYDPSIDGPQYIFKSNE from the coding sequence ATGAAAATCGAAATTAGTGAAAAAGCAGCAAAGTGGTACGAGGAAAATGTTGGTCTAAAAGCTGGAGACGGCATTAGATTTTACGGAAAAGTTTACGGAAAAACTATGGTACATGAGGGTTTCTCCATCGCATTTAGAAAAGAAGAACCAGTTAAGCCGGAGTCAAGTACAGTCGTGGATGGTATTACGTACTTTATTACGGATAATGACACTTGGTTTTTTGCAAGATACGATTTGGAAGTAGAATATGACCCAAGTATTGATGGTCCACAGTATATTTTTAAATCAAATGAATAA
- the mltG gene encoding endolytic transglycosylase MltG yields the protein MSQKDEKKDALKRESQDKITTRARERSVANHIAYWIVGVIAVLAVIVAIIGFNYVNSSLQPYNSNSKEDMIVKIPAGSSSKDIAKTLESDKVIKSATVFNYYIKAHNYTDFQAGYYTFNQSMSMSDIVNQLQKGGSAEPTGTSSNTVLVREGVTIDQIGDQIQKSTKFKKSDFLKLMKDQSYMKQLQKKYPELLDSSMANKNVRYHLEGYLFPATYGVFKGMTLKQLVDQMVAKENTVLQPYYSQMKEKDMTVQETLTLASLVEREGLNMKDRQKIAGVFYNRFDANMPLQSDISVMYALNTHKTSLSNKDTSVKSPYNLYKNRGYGPGPFNSPSLQSIQATLNPTDRSAGYLYFFANLKTGKVTYSTTFSQHQNRYDTLDQ from the coding sequence TTGAGTCAAAAAGATGAAAAAAAAGATGCACTAAAACGTGAATCCCAAGATAAGATAACAACTCGCGCCCGTGAACGTTCGGTAGCTAATCACATAGCTTATTGGATCGTTGGTGTTATTGCAGTTTTAGCAGTAATAGTTGCTATCATTGGATTTAATTACGTTAATAGTTCACTTCAACCTTATAATTCCAATAGTAAAGAAGATATGATCGTTAAGATTCCCGCAGGATCATCAAGTAAAGATATTGCTAAGACACTTGAATCAGACAAAGTCATCAAGAGTGCGACTGTATTCAATTATTACATCAAGGCACATAACTACACTGATTTTCAAGCCGGTTACTATACTTTCAATCAATCCATGTCAATGAGCGATATTGTTAATCAGCTTCAAAAGGGCGGAAGTGCCGAACCAACTGGTACTTCATCTAATACAGTCCTTGTTCGTGAAGGTGTAACAATTGATCAAATTGGTGATCAGATTCAAAAGAGTACTAAGTTCAAGAAATCTGACTTTTTAAAACTCATGAAAGACCAATCTTACATGAAACAATTGCAGAAGAAGTATCCTGAATTGTTGGATTCTTCAATGGCAAATAAGAATGTCAGATATCATCTTGAAGGTTACTTGTTCCCAGCTACATATGGTGTCTTCAAGGGAATGACTTTGAAGCAATTAGTTGACCAAATGGTCGCAAAAGAAAATACAGTCTTGCAACCATACTATTCACAAATGAAGGAAAAGGACATGACTGTCCAAGAGACATTGACTCTTGCTTCTCTAGTTGAGCGTGAAGGACTTAACATGAAGGATCGTCAAAAGATTGCTGGTGTATTCTACAATCGTTTCGATGCTAACATGCCGCTTCAATCAGATATTTCAGTAATGTACGCCTTGAATACTCACAAAACGAGTTTGAGCAACAAAGATACTAGTGTAAAATCTCCTTATAACTTATATAAGAATCGGGGATACGGACCTGGTCCATTTAACTCGCCTAGTTTGCAATCCATTCAAGCTACATTGAATCCAACCGATAGAAGTGCTGGATACCTTTACTTCTTCGCTAATTTGAAGACTGGTAAAGTTACATATTCAACAACCTTCAGTCAACATCAAAATAGGTATGATACGCTTGATCAATAG
- a CDS encoding 5-formyltetrahydrofolate cyclo-ligase yields the protein MDKVSFRKQQLDTVNKFMKTEQAQKEINEIYLQLFSNPDFQTAKSIGITLSIDSEIPTFPIINKCWEDGKSVYIPKTFNDYSMTFARYQKNTELEMNSFGTNEPKDFTTDTLNPPELLIVPGIAFSREGHNRLGFGSGYYDRYLAQYPTKTIALAVSRQFFVKAPWPIYTLDKPVDQIISVAEGE from the coding sequence TTGGATAAAGTTAGTTTTAGAAAACAACAACTTGATACAGTTAACAAATTTATGAAAACTGAACAAGCACAAAAAGAAATTAACGAAATTTACTTGCAGCTATTCTCAAATCCTGATTTTCAGACCGCAAAATCAATCGGGATAACTTTGAGTATTGATAGCGAAATCCCTACATTTCCGATTATCAACAAATGTTGGGAAGATGGTAAATCTGTTTATATCCCGAAAACATTCAATGATTATTCGATGACCTTTGCTCGTTATCAAAAAAACACTGAATTGGAAATGAACTCGTTTGGGACTAATGAACCAAAGGATTTTACGACTGATACGTTGAATCCCCCTGAGTTATTGATTGTTCCTGGAATTGCATTTTCTCGAGAAGGTCACAATCGTTTGGGATTTGGTTCTGGATATTATGACCGGTACTTGGCACAATATCCAACCAAAACAATCGCTTTGGCTGTTTCTAGACAGTTTTTCGTTAAGGCACCTTGGCCAATTTATACATTGGATAAACCGGTAGACCAAATAATTTCAGTTGCAGAGGGTGAGTAA
- a CDS encoding rhomboid family intramembrane serine protease, with amino-acid sequence MSNRRQQPFVTWALLLIIAVVFVFESMMPGGSTSVSTLIKMGAETNSLVQSGEWWRLIVPMFLHIGVAHILMNGVTLYIVGQILEPLIGHVRFFVIFILSGITGNLASFAFGSSNSISAGASTSLFGLFAAFLALALVYRENHFLSELGKSFLALIIINLLLDFTMTGVDIWGHIGGAAGGFLLGIALGLPGIRRPNVFIRVIAVIACLVMSYFMYSKGMVVYG; translated from the coding sequence ATGTCAAATAGACGACAACAACCATTTGTGACCTGGGCACTGCTGTTGATCATTGCAGTTGTCTTTGTATTTGAATCAATGATGCCTGGAGGTTCCACCAGTGTAAGCACTCTGATTAAAATGGGAGCGGAAACTAATTCCTTAGTTCAATCTGGGGAATGGTGGAGATTGATCGTTCCAATGTTCTTGCATATTGGCGTTGCTCATATCTTGATGAATGGTGTTACACTGTACATTGTTGGTCAAATTTTAGAGCCACTGATTGGACACGTTAGATTCTTCGTGATATTCATACTTAGTGGTATCACCGGTAATTTAGCTAGTTTTGCATTTGGCTCAAGCAATTCGATTTCCGCTGGTGCAAGTACTTCTTTATTTGGATTATTTGCGGCATTTTTGGCACTGGCATTGGTTTACCGTGAAAATCATTTTCTAAGTGAATTAGGTAAATCGTTTTTAGCATTAATTATCATTAACTTGTTGCTCGACTTTACGATGACTGGCGTTGACATTTGGGGACACATTGGTGGCGCTGCTGGCGGATTTTTATTAGGAATCGCCCTAGGCTTGCCAGGAATCAGAAGACCAAATGTTTTTATTCGTGTCATTGCGGTCATTGCATGTCTAGTAATGTCTTACTTCATGTATTCAAAGGGTATGGTAGTTTATGGATAA
- the greA gene encoding transcription elongation factor GreA yields the protein MADKSYPMTAEGKKKLEEELEDLKKVKRPEVINRIKIARGFGDLSENSEYSAAKDEQSVVESRISQVIEMLQYADVVDTNEIAHDEVSIGKKVTVQEDDDDPEVYTIVGSAESDPDNGKISNDSPIAQALIGKRVGDDVTVQTPAGSYTLTIKAVDVA from the coding sequence ATGGCAGACAAAAGCTATCCAATGACAGCAGAAGGAAAGAAGAAACTTGAGGAGGAATTAGAAGACCTCAAGAAAGTAAAACGTCCTGAAGTTATCAACCGTATTAAAATCGCTAGAGGTTTTGGCGATTTGTCAGAAAACTCAGAATATTCAGCAGCTAAAGATGAGCAAAGTGTCGTTGAATCACGTATTTCACAAGTTATTGAAATGCTTCAATATGCGGATGTTGTTGATACTAACGAAATTGCTCATGATGAAGTGTCAATCGGTAAGAAAGTAACAGTCCAAGAAGACGATGATGATCCAGAAGTTTATACTATTGTAGGTTCTGCTGAGTCAGATCCTGACAATGGTAAGATCTCGAACGATTCACCAATTGCTCAAGCTTTAATTGGCAAACGTGTTGGTGATGATGTGACAGTTCAAACGCCTGCTGGAAGTTACACGTTGACAATCAAAGCCGTAGATGTTGCCTAA
- the pheT gene encoding phenylalanine--tRNA ligase subunit beta translates to MKISIDWLKEYIPVKHSVDEIANKVSLTGIESGPVKLGTDLSNLVVGHINSIKPHPDSDHLNLCQVDVGGSEDIQIVCGAPNVAQGQYVIVALDGAELPAGKKIKRGEIRGQESNGMICGLDELGVKESLVPKAYQKGIYVFPAPEKTGADAKHLLGLDDEMVDLDITPNRADTLGMHGAAWEIGATYDEKPSFTEPSIADVPVKDVDDVQVNIKADELVTDYLVRTISNVEVKESPLFIQRRLWNQGIQPVNNIIDAANYVMIEYGEPIQVYDLDKLTDKTINVEMATDGHKLDLGDKNVKDLNHEDLVINSGSTTVGLAGVIGAKNAAVTFDTKNVLVESAIFDGTSVRKAAQRHDLRGEASSRFEKGVDTGAVNVSLERTIQLISENAKLDSISQLIVGKQTPALQTVITASVSHINRLMGIELSESEMIKILDRLGFSVQQDDDDITVTIPSRRWDMTIEADLVEEIMRIYGYENLKGTLPSGNETSGGYIPVREFINKLKSVLLSEGMDETINFGLVSKQEADDFNTIESEHTRVLHPMTEDHEYLRSSLIPGLIKNIAYNKARNNSNISIFEEGRIFDRLEGTDRPKEIEYIAGALSGNIGDDTWNTSSKTVDFYDIKGIVQELLSFINIDADFEFKATDEITNMHPGQTAQIIVDDQVMGFVGKIHPEYEAKHDIDDTFVFELNVDALFGLGKKNVKAQSAPKYPSVSRDLAILVDKQIASGDIVKNIFDNGGEYLHDVNIFDVYEGSNIETGHKSLGYHLIFQNPNDTLTDDTVEKAFTQIKTGLINQFNVEVR, encoded by the coding sequence ATGAAAATTTCAATTGATTGGTTAAAAGAATATATTCCCGTCAAACATTCAGTTGATGAGATTGCTAACAAAGTATCACTGACCGGTATTGAATCTGGTCCAGTCAAGTTAGGTACTGATTTATCGAATTTAGTTGTTGGACACATCAATAGTATCAAACCACATCCAGATTCAGATCATTTGAATCTTTGCCAAGTAGATGTTGGTGGTTCTGAGGATATTCAAATTGTCTGTGGGGCACCAAACGTTGCTCAAGGACAATATGTGATCGTAGCACTCGATGGTGCTGAACTTCCTGCTGGCAAAAAAATCAAACGCGGTGAGATCCGTGGACAAGAATCTAACGGTATGATCTGCGGATTGGATGAATTAGGAGTCAAAGAATCGCTAGTTCCTAAGGCATATCAAAAGGGAATTTACGTTTTCCCTGCTCCTGAAAAAACCGGAGCTGATGCTAAACACTTGTTGGGATTAGATGACGAGATGGTTGATTTAGATATCACTCCTAATCGTGCTGATACTTTGGGTATGCACGGTGCAGCTTGGGAAATCGGCGCTACTTATGATGAAAAGCCATCATTTACCGAACCAAGTATTGCCGATGTGCCAGTCAAGGATGTTGATGATGTGCAAGTAAACATTAAAGCTGACGAGTTAGTAACGGATTATTTAGTAAGAACCATCAGCAATGTTGAAGTCAAAGAAAGTCCACTTTTTATCCAAAGACGTCTTTGGAACCAAGGTATTCAGCCTGTTAACAATATTATTGATGCTGCTAATTACGTCATGATCGAATACGGCGAACCAATTCAAGTTTACGATCTTGATAAATTAACAGATAAAACAATCAATGTTGAAATGGCAACTGACGGTCACAAGTTAGATCTTGGCGATAAAAATGTTAAAGATTTAAACCATGAAGACTTAGTAATTAATTCTGGTTCAACTACTGTTGGGTTGGCTGGGGTTATTGGCGCCAAGAATGCTGCCGTTACATTTGATACAAAGAATGTTCTGGTTGAGAGTGCTATTTTTGATGGCACTTCGGTTAGAAAAGCTGCCCAAAGACATGATTTACGTGGAGAAGCTTCAAGTAGATTTGAAAAGGGTGTCGACACTGGTGCAGTCAATGTTTCACTTGAGAGAACAATTCAACTCATCAGTGAAAATGCTAAATTAGACTCAATTTCACAATTGATTGTTGGCAAACAAACTCCAGCTTTACAAACGGTTATCACTGCTTCTGTCTCACACATTAATCGTTTGATGGGAATTGAATTGTCTGAATCGGAAATGATCAAGATCTTGGATCGACTAGGTTTTTCAGTTCAACAAGATGATGATGATATTACTGTTACGATTCCAAGCCGTCGTTGGGACATGACAATTGAAGCTGACTTGGTCGAAGAGATCATGCGAATTTATGGATATGAAAATCTTAAGGGCACACTTCCTTCTGGAAATGAGACTAGTGGAGGCTATATCCCAGTTCGAGAATTCATCAACAAACTCAAGAGCGTGCTATTGAGTGAAGGTATGGATGAGACAATCAATTTTGGATTAGTCAGCAAACAAGAAGCCGATGATTTCAATACTATTGAATCCGAGCATACTAGGGTTTTGCATCCGATGACTGAGGATCATGAATATCTAAGATCAAGTTTAATTCCTGGTTTAATCAAAAATATTGCTTACAATAAAGCTAGAAATAATAGCAATATTAGTATTTTTGAAGAAGGTCGTATTTTTGATCGTCTTGAAGGTACTGATCGTCCCAAAGAAATTGAATACATTGCCGGTGCATTAAGTGGAAATATTGGAGACGATACTTGGAATACCTCATCTAAGACAGTTGATTTTTACGATATAAAAGGTATTGTTCAAGAATTGTTATCGTTTATTAACATCGATGCTGATTTTGAATTTAAGGCTACAGACGAGATAACGAACATGCATCCTGGACAAACGGCTCAAATCATTGTCGATGATCAAGTGATGGGATTTGTAGGTAAGATACATCCAGAATATGAAGCAAAACATGATATTGACGACACGTTTGTCTTTGAATTAAACGTCGATGCATTATTCGGATTAGGCAAGAAGAACGTTAAGGCCCAAAGTGCTCCTAAATATCCTAGTGTAAGTCGCGATTTGGCTATTTTAGTTGATAAGCAAATTGCAAGTGGCGATATTGTCAAAAATATTTTTGACAATGGTGGTGAATATCTTCACGACGTTAATATCTTCGATGTTTATGAAGGTAGCAATATCGAAACTGGTCATAAATCACTTGGATATCATTTGATTTTCCAGAACCCTAATGATACATTGACAGACGATACTGTTGAAAAAGCATTCACTCAAATCAAAACTGGTCTAATTAACCAATTTAACGTTGAAGTTAGATAA
- a CDS encoding YqgQ family protein translates to MDNKNLHFRTLYDVQQLLKRFGTYVHLGKRLWDIELMSIELKNIYNNEMIDKQTFINAQIVLKSEHRKEEEKEEERSK, encoded by the coding sequence ATGGATAACAAGAATTTACACTTTCGAACCCTGTACGACGTTCAGCAACTGCTGAAAAGGTTCGGGACCTATGTCCATTTAGGAAAAAGGCTTTGGGACATAGAACTTATGTCAATTGAGTTGAAAAATATATATAATAATGAAATGATAGATAAACAGACATTTATCAATGCTCAGATCGTTTTAAAATCAGAGCACAGAAAAGAAGAAGAAAAGGAAGAGGAACGTTCGAAGTGA